In the Bartonella apihabitans genome, TGAACCGCCGCCGCCACTAAAGCCACCGCCAAAGCCACCGGAACCTCCCCCAAATCCGCCGCCAAATCCGCCTCCGCCGAAGCCGCCGCCTCTGCCGGAACCCAAGAACCAGAGAACAAACACGATGCCAAGCCAACGGTAACGTCTTGGTCCGACTTTTGTACCGAAAATCGATGCAAGTACGGGAAGTACAACAAAGAGTAAAAATATCAGAACGGCAACGTTATTCGCAATCATATCCTGTCTTTGTTGTTGTTTAAGTCTTTCCTGTTCAATCTGTTGATATTCGTGAACACGTGCGTCAAAATCTGCTTTGCTACCTGTCAGAACTTCGACGATAGCTGCAACTCCTTCAACAATACCTTTTTCAAAATTATCTTGCCTGAAATTTGGTAAAATAATCGCATTGATAATAGTCGAAGAGAGAGCGTCGGTCAGAACTCCTTCCAGACCATAGCCGACCTCAATTCTAACTTGTCTCTCGCTTGGAGCTATGAGCAGCAACACACCATTATTCATTTGTTTTTGCCCTAATGCCCAGCGCCTGAACAATGAATTTGCAAAAGTTTCGATATCATGTCCAGACAGTGTTGGTAATGTAGCGACGACGATTTGGGCTCCCGTTTTTTCCTCCAAAGAAGAGAGCTTCTCGGTTAAAGAGGCTCTTACCGTCGGACTTAACAAGTCAGTATTATCAACTACCCGGCCAGAAAGGGCAGGCAGAGAATCTTCTGCAAACGTGTCAACACACATAAATTGTGCGATGAAGATGAAGGCCAATCCTAGAAAAAATAGTGCCGTGTTGATTGGCCAACGGAAATGATTCATTTGTTGAACTCGACCTGAGGTGCTTTCTCGGCTGCTTCGTCGATTGAGAATGTCGGCATGGGCTTTGCGTCGCGATACCACAACCACGTCCAAATCATAGTTGGCATAGTTTTGATTGCAGTGTTGTAGATACGAACCGCCTCTATATAATCACGTCGTGCAACAGCAATTCGATTTTCTGTACCCTCAAGTTGCGATTGCAGAGCGAGAAAATTTTGATTCGCTTTCAGATCCGGATAATTTTCAGCCACGGCCATCAAGCGCGAGAGCGCTCCGGTGAGATTGGACTGGTTGTTGATGAATTGTTGCATTGCCTCGGGATTATTGAGCATATCGGCATTAATGTTGGTCTGCGTTGCTTTTGCACGTGCCTCGACAACGCCGGTCAATACAGCCTGTTCATGCTGTGCATATCCCTTCACCGTTTCAACAAGATTCGGTATCAGATCTGATCGCCGCTGATATTGGTTGAGAACTTCACTCCAAGCGGCATGAGCTTTTTCTTCATTCGTTGGAATTGTATTAAATCCGCATCCGGATAATACCGGCAGAACAAATAAGAATAACACAAAAATAAAGGGCAATTTGAGCGAATAAGAGTTGTTTTTCAGATAAGCCGCTTGCATAAAATCATCTCCGTATAAAAACACCATACAGGTGCAGATAGGAAAAACTTTGATATTGAAAAGATCTTTATTGCGCTTTTTATGGCTTTTTGTCGGTGACAAGAAAAAATTGATTCAAGTAACTTATCAGGTGCCTGATCTTCGATGGCACGCTGATTCTATGGTCGATATCCAGTTTCATGAAAAGCCGGCAAGGAATCATGATCGATCGTGATTAATTTGAAGCCAAATAATCGCTTACCCCATCTAACGCGAAAACTTCTGATTATGTTGTTAATATTCTTTGTTGGATGAAATTTTTACGAAGTTGGATTCTATTGTTACGAATCCCCGACCGCTGAATTCTTGTAAACAAATTCGCTCTTCCCAGATTCATCAATCACTCAAGAGTGGATATCCAGCTCGTCTGCGTTTTAAAGCGCAAATTGAAACGCTCGTAAGGGCTCAAAAACTTTATCATTGAATGAGAAAACGAAGTCGTAGTCTATCGGAGACTAGAACTCTGGAAAGTCACCTCTTTATTACCGATTTCATTGGGGGGTTTCTTCGGTCTCAATCAAATATGTGCAAGAGTTGGGTAAACTTGGTTCACGAGGGCCAATAATTGACGATATATACTTGCCTAGCCAACGGCCTTAATGCACGTTGATACCATATCCTGAATATAATTATCTGTGCGAGGTATGATGCAATGTGGATTAACTTCGGCGCATTTATTGCAGCATCACTGACAGCAATATCAACTATAATATTGAGTTGGATGACGTACATTCTTGCTAAAGAAACTAAGGTTCTTGCGAGGATGACCTCAAAGGCTTTTGTTATCACCTATTTAGAGTCTACAGAAGTTACCAATGAAGCCATGAATATTGTTATCCATAACACAGGTAATGCCCCGGCGTTTAATGTATCAGTAAGAATAACCCCAGCTATGCCAAATTATTCTCACCCAAGCAGCATGGCAACAGAAACAAGTTACGAAGTACTTCTAATACCTCCAACTACTAAATAGTCAATATACGGAGTGGCTTTAAAAGAAATGGGCGCCACCCTTTACGAAGTCAGTGTGAGTTGGTCCGACCCCCCCAAGGGGTCTGTACGAGAACCAATTTCTTATCAAATTAAACCCAAAAATCAAATAAAAGGTGGGTGGATAATTAAAGGTATCCATAATGTAGCGACTGAATTAGAAAAGTTGACGAATGAGGTAAAAAAATTAACGACAAAATCCATTAGCTTTAAAGAGGCATAGTCTTTTAAGAATAGAAAACCTCTGAGGCATCACATCTCGCAGGTCTGGGACACTCCCCCATATAGCAAGCTTTAACTCACTTTCTTTCCATCTATGTAGATATTAAGACGGACAAGCGAAGGACGTGTTGCTGCTGTGTTTACACGTACCGAGAACCCCTTGCGGATGATGAGTTCTATCATTTCACGTTCCGTCTTAACCGTGACTTGGTTTTTTTTGAGGTGTTTCTTCTTCCCGAAAGCCGGGTCGCCTAGCACATAAAACCCATTTTCTATATAAGGATATTGTTCGGTTTTAGTCTTTGGGTCTAGTCTATATACACGTTTGCTCATGCATAGTTCTCCTATATTTTCGTATTTATTGCACGTATCAGGTTTCTTTCGAAAAAAAACACTACGTATAACATGCAAGATAATGCCTTAACGTGTCTCTTTAAACGTCTCATAAAAGTTTTCTTATAAATTCTAAGGAAATATGAGCATGATTGATCAACAACACAAATCCAACAAACATAAGCGCAACGCAAGGCAATGGTGAAGAAAAGAGAGCGGAAAAGCGGATCTCGTATATCCCGGTTTCATCAACTGGACAGAGTCGTGAAGTCTAGCGAAACAAGATGCCGTCTCTTGGTATTTATTAAAAAAATATCTTTGAGGAAAAATATTCTGGTGTAGGCGGCAACTGTCCAGCTCTTGAGGGAACAATAATGTTTGTCCGAAAGGAAAATTTTTTGTTATCATCATGATTGACCACTTGGCGAGATCAGCAACGGACCTTCTTTCCATCGTTCACCAGCTGGAACGGAAAAGCGTCCAGTTGCGTGTTGTCGATCAGACTATTGTTTTTCATCTTGGCAATCAAATTCCTTTCAGAGGCTTTCTGTGAAGGTTTTCTTGGACAGTGTAGGTTTTTTGCGTACCGCCTTAGGTAGAACCATCGGAAGAAGGAAAGTGGTGAATAGCAATCAACCGAAATAAGAGACTACTGAGAGGCGTTAAGTGTTCCGTTGGTGAATTTAATAAGCAAGCTCTATAATCACACTCAGTGGCTCTCTACAACGTTTTATTCATTTTGCCTATGCGTCTCAAAGTTAGGAATAAACGAGGTAGGGGGAGAATTTGGTGCGACTTTTTGCATTTGTCAGTATATAGACAAATGAACAAACACGGGAGCTTTTGAACTGGCGTTTCAATTACTACCTCATCAAAGTGAGCAACCTCATTGAGACATTTTACTTAACATTTTAATAAACAGTTTAACAAACATGTTATTGAGTGTTAATTCTAATCGGGTGAACGAAGTGGATGGCCTCCCACATATTATTCTTTCTCAGTCTTTCTCATGTTCAACTCTCCTATCTTTTCCCGCTACCCCCCCAGATCTCGCACGATAAGGAATGAACGAATCTTTGCCATTTCCTTGGGGAGGTTAGGAAACCTCGCATGATTGCCACCATATTGGTGGTCAGCTCTACCAGATGAATAGTCTGTCAGAGATAGAGGAGCGGCATCCGAAAGCCCTCCCTCAATTCATACATACATAAATCTTCAGATTGATGTCGCCTGCCGTGGGGATGGTGCCAGGCGTTCCCGCTCAAAACTTAGCGTGTTTCTGGTCCATCCTGAGATATTGGCTTGGGAGCGTGTAGGAAATGAGCGGGTATATTGTTTGAACGTTTGATAAGCTCTATTAGTCCTTCTTGCGAGAGATCAGGAAGGTCAGGGATTGTTCTTTCACTGCTTGCCGTATTGAGTGTTCTGGCTCCGATGGTTGTCAGCGTGTAGAATCATAACCCGTAAACCTGTAAAAAGCCGAAAGGGGTCAATTGAGCAAGTTCGTTGATTCTTGCGCCCAAATAAGGGCTGAGCCAAAGAGATCACCTTTTGTTATTGCTTATCTCTTTTCTGTCCGCAAGCAAGACGCTTCTTGTCTTCCATCGTGTAAGCGCGTTTATCACTCGGCGCCGTCTGATAACCCGGCTTCTCTTTTTCAGAATCCTAGCCCGTGAAACACCGACTTTGACGCTATTCAATCTATTACCGCTGGCTTCTGTTTCCAACGATCTGTTTTTTTCAAAGAATCATTACGCTAAGATTGGACCTCAAGCGGCATTATTGCGGCGACAATAGCACTTTTCTAAACTCTGCATACTCATTATCAGTAAGACGATATTTCCCGATCGTAATTGGTCGAATAGGTTTCGAGTCCCGGCCAATGTTTCACTGTTTCTCTTTGTTATCAATGACAGCATTGAAGGAAGGGGGGGGTAATAGCGTTGTTACGGTCGTTGTTAGATGCCGTGTTCTCTGGTAACGTAGGGGAACGAGATCAGGATACTTCGTCATGAATCCTGTTTCGGAATAGTCTCCTTCGGGCTTCCTTAGATTGATTGCTGCCATGTCATTCAAAGCGTGGGCACAATGCCTTATAAAATGGAACCGTGGCTTGCATGCCATTGTGATGATTGGTTTAGCAACGCTCCGTTTGCTATTGCTCAAAATGCCTTTCCAAGTCAGCTTCGATAGTGTCTAGGTCGTTGGGTACAATTTTGAGAGCGCTAAGCTTGCCTTGTTGTGATGATATTTACCTCAAGAACGTCGCGGCACATGTCAGGATGAACATGATTCTCGTTATACGCCTCAATGAGGGCATTGGGTATAGGACCAGCCAACACAAATGATTACTTATTAGTGCAACTTTTTAGGGTCCTTTCTAACAGTCCTAAAGTATGCTATCAGGTCGGCGTAGTCTCCGTGAAGTGTCTCTTGGCTGTCGCGGTGTCAGAAGAATTGTCTGCGCCATAAACTCATTTTATCGGGTCGGCCGAAATTTTGACATGTAAATTGTATTTCTGGTTAATTGTGACACGGGGCGTCAGGGGGATTCTTTATAACGCACTCTTCCTGTGTGCCACGTGGTCAGCGGGAAGTGCAACGAATAGAAATAACTCGATGAAATCAATTGAAAATTTTGGTAGGCGATGAGAGACTCGAACTCCCGACATCCTCGGTGTAAACGAGGCGCTCTACCAGCTGAGCTAATCGCCCGCTGTTACCTCAGTCGGTAACAACTGCAGCTCTCTTTAGGCAAAAGTTTTCCTAAACGCAAGAGAAAGATCGCATCCAATTAGTTTTTTTTACCGAAAAAATTAAAAATCGCGGTTTTCCGGCATTTTTCGTGAAAAAAACAATTTTTATAAAAAAACTGAACTGTTGTCGCTTGACAGATGCAGACGAACACCTTAAACGACCGCACACAGTCACAATGACTGAACTGAAAAGTGCGCGGGTGTAGCTCAGTTGGTTAGAGCGCCGGCCTGTCACGCCGGAGGTCGCGGGTTCGAGTCCCGTCACTCGCGCCATTTTCAAATAGCTTTCAAAGCTTGTTGGAATTGGCGTTTTTCCCAAAATATCCAATATTTTATCAATCCTCTGATAATTAAAAAGTCTCTTTATATTCAACCATATTCTGTCTGGTTAAATTTGTTTGGCTTGTGGTCTCCAGCGGAATTTTAAAGTTTCATGATAGAATTTGCTCAACCGTTGTCATGCTCAAAATTTCCTATAAAAAAGGTAAAATGTGTCGTTTTGGCTCAACGATGACGTAAATATCGCCGCTCGCCAAAACGTGACCAGATGAATAAAATGGGAAATTTTCGATATTTTATATCGAATAATATACGTAAAAACCATGCCAATACATTGTTTTCTAATTGTTTTTTTGAATAATCAAGAATGTTTTACACATTGTTGCTTTTTTAAACATGCAGGATTTTTGCACAGCTTGTGATTTTATGATAGCGTTAGCTATTGCGCAGGAGCGTTTGGTGGGGTAACGCTTAGCGCAGATTTGTCGCACGGCATGCCCTTTAAGCTGCACGGGCGGGATTAACTTATCAACCAGCAAAGTCGTCGAGTTAGTCGACGTTGGTTGTGTTAGTTCGGCACCTAATTAAAGGCAGAAGTGAACCATGGCTGATCTTATTAGTTCTTATTTGCCAGTATTGATTTTTATCATCGTATCGGCGTTGATCGCTGGCGTACTTTTGATAATGCCTTACATCGTGGCTTATCGTTCCCCGGATCCGGAAAAATTATCTGCATATGAATGCGGTTTTAACTCATTTGATGATGCACGCATGAAATTCGATATCAGGTTTTATCTGGTTTCAATTCTATTTATTATTTTCGATCTGGAAGTGGCCTTTCTTTTTCCGTGGGCTGTTTCGTTCGACGCGATTGGCTGTTTTGGTTTTCTCTCGATGATGGTGTTTCTTGCTGTGCTGACTGTCGGCTTTATTTATGAATGGAAAAAAGGAGCACTTGAATGGGATTGATTCATGACAATTCGGCTTTGGTCGCTCCTAAGCCTAAAGGCATAATTGATCCAAATACAGGAAAGCTGATTGGATCTGATGACGAGTTTTTTCAAAATATAAGTGGTGAGCTTTCTGACAAAGGTTTCTTGGTGACGTCGGTTGATGCGCTTGTAACCTGGGCAAGAACCGGCTCGCTTATGTGGATGAGTTTTGGTTTGGCATGTTGTGCAATCGAATTGATGCAATGTTCCATGCCGCATTATGATAATGAACGGTTTGGCTATGCACCGCGTGCTTCACCGCGTCAGTCCGATGTGATGATGGTTGCTGGCACATTGACGAACAAAATGGCACCTGCGCTGAGAAAAGTTTATGACCAGATGCCGGAACCTCGTTATGTGATTTCGATGGGGTCATGCGCAAATGGTGGTGGCTATTATCATTATTCCTATTCTGTTGTCAGAGGATGTGATCGGATAGTGCCTGTAGATATCTACATTCCGGGCTGCCCGCCAACGGCTGAAGCTTTGCTTTATGGTGTGCTTCTGTTGCAGAAAAAGATACGTCGCACCGGTTCGATCGAGCGGTGAGGGGAGAGCAGTTGATGACTACTGAAGCGCTAAAGGAATTGCAATCCTATGTTACCGAACGCTTGGAAACGGTGATTGAGGATTCAACTTTCGCCTATAATGAGCTCACGCTCGTATCGAAACTTGATGCGATTGTCGATGTTCTGTCGTTTTTGAAAGATGATTCACATTGTCAATTTGTTGGTCTGATTGATATATGTGGTGTCGATTATCCGGAACGGGAAAAGCGCTTCGATGTTGTCTATCATCTTTTGTCGCCCCGTCACAATCTTCGGATACGTGTGAAGGTTCGTACCGACGAAGATACCCCGGTTCCTTCTGCTTGCAGTGTATATCCCGGTGCGGAATGGTATGAACGCGAGACCTACGATATGTACGGTGTTCTTTTTTCCGGTCATCCGGATTTACGCCGTATTTTGACGGATTACGGCTTTGAAGGTCATCCATTGCGCAAGGATTTTCCAACTTCTGGGTTTGTCGAATGCCGATACGATAATGAAGTGAAACGGGTTGTTTATGAGCCTGTTGTGCTTCGTCAGGAAATGCGTAATTTTGATTTTATGTCTCCATGGGAAGGAACCGAATATGTTCTACCGGGTGACGAAAAAGCTGGAGGTGTAAAATGAGTTGCGATCCAGCCCGTTTAAAGTCGAGCGTTACGAATTCCGGTTTTCATTCATTGCTAAACGTTATGAACGCTCAAATCATTACATTCATACCATTTAGAGACAGAGGAGTTGATCGTGGCTGAGGTCAATGTCCGTAATTTCAATATAAACTTTGGTCCGCAACATCCTGCTGCGCACGGTGTTTTGCGTATGGTTCTGGAGCTTGACGGCGAGGTTGTTGAGCGTGTTGATCCGCACATCGGTCTGCTTCACCGCGGCACCGAAAAGCTCATGGAAACGAAAACCTATTTGCAGGCTACCCCTTATCTCGACAGGTTGGATTATGTTGCGCCGATGAATCAGGAACATGCATTTGTTCTTGCTGTCGAAAAATTGTTGGGATTGGAAGTGCCTAAGCGGGCACAGCTTATTCGTGTTCTGTTTTCGGAGATTGGTCGTATCCTCAATCATTTGTTGAACGTTACGACACAGGCAATGGATGTCGGTGCACTTACACCACCGTTGTGGGGATTCGAACAACGTGAAAAACTGATGATTTTTTACGAGCGTGCTTGTGGCGCGCGGCTACACGCTAATTATTTCAGACCGGGTGGCGTGCATCAGGATTTACCGGAAAAGCTGGTAGAAGATATCGGAGAATTTATTGATCCATTTTTGGTTGCACTTGATAAACTTGATGCGCTTGTGACACCAAACCGCATTTTCAAGCAACGCAATGTCGACATTGGTGTTGTCAAAATTGAAGATGCATGGATTCGCGGTTTTTCCGGTGTAATGATTTGCGGTGCAGGCGTTCCGTGGGATTTGCGTAAGAGCCAGCCCTATGAATGCTATGACGAAATGGACTTTGATATACCGGTCGGTAAAAACGGTGATTGTTACGATCGTTATCTCATCCGCATGGAAGAGATGCGTCAATCTGCCAAAATTATGCGTCAATGCGTAGAACGCTTATTGAGTACTGAAAAAAGTGGACCTGTTCTGGCTGTTGACCATAAAGTCACTCCGCCCAGAAGAGCTGCTATGAAAAGTTCGATGGAATCTCTTATTCATCATTTCAAACTCTATTCGGAAGGGTTTCATGTTCCTGCCGGAGAAGTTTACGCTGCTGTTGAAGCGCCAAAAGGTGAGTTCGGGGTTTATCTGGTTTCGGAAGGCAAAAATAAGCCTTACCGTGTAAAGTTGCGTGCTCCCGGCTATGCGCATTTGCAGGCAATGGATTTTCTTGCGCGGGGTCATTTGCTGGCTGATGTTACCGCAATACTGGGTTCTATTGATATTGTTTTTGGAGAGGTTGATCGCTGATGTCTGTGCGCCGTCTTGCCAATGAAGCCATACAACCCAGCTCGTTTTCCTTTAATAAGGA is a window encoding:
- a CDS encoding YgcG family protein; translation: MNHFRWPINTALFFLGLAFIFIAQFMCVDTFAEDSLPALSGRVVDNTDLLSPTVRASLTEKLSSLEEKTGAQIVVATLPTLSGHDIETFANSLFRRWALGQKQMNNGVLLLIAPSERQVRIEVGYGLEGVLTDALSSTIINAIILPNFRQDNFEKGIVEGVAAIVEVLTGSKADFDARVHEYQQIEQERLKQQQRQDMIANNVAVLIFLLFVVLPVLASIFGTKVGPRRYRWLGIVFVLWFLGSGRGGGFGGGGFGGGFGGGSGGFGGGFSGGGGSSGGGGASGRW
- a CDS encoding LemA family protein, coding for MQAAYLKNNSYSLKLPFIFVLFLFVLPVLSGCGFNTIPTNEEKAHAAWSEVLNQYQRRSDLIPNLVETVKGYAQHEQAVLTGVVEARAKATQTNINADMLNNPEAMQQFINNQSNLTGALSRLMAVAENYPDLKANQNFLALQSQLEGTENRIAVARRDYIEAVRIYNTAIKTMPTMIWTWLWYRDAKPMPTFSIDEAAEKAPQVEFNK
- a CDS encoding NADH-quinone oxidoreductase subunit A codes for the protein MADLISSYLPVLIFIIVSALIAGVLLIMPYIVAYRSPDPEKLSAYECGFNSFDDARMKFDIRFYLVSILFIIFDLEVAFLFPWAVSFDAIGCFGFLSMMVFLAVLTVGFIYEWKKGALEWD
- a CDS encoding NADH-quinone oxidoreductase subunit B family protein, whose amino-acid sequence is MGLIHDNSALVAPKPKGIIDPNTGKLIGSDDEFFQNISGELSDKGFLVTSVDALVTWARTGSLMWMSFGLACCAIELMQCSMPHYDNERFGYAPRASPRQSDVMMVAGTLTNKMAPALRKVYDQMPEPRYVISMGSCANGGGYYHYSYSVVRGCDRIVPVDIYIPGCPPTAEALLYGVLLLQKKIRRTGSIER
- a CDS encoding NADH-quinone oxidoreductase subunit C; this encodes MTTEALKELQSYVTERLETVIEDSTFAYNELTLVSKLDAIVDVLSFLKDDSHCQFVGLIDICGVDYPEREKRFDVVYHLLSPRHNLRIRVKVRTDEDTPVPSACSVYPGAEWYERETYDMYGVLFSGHPDLRRILTDYGFEGHPLRKDFPTSGFVECRYDNEVKRVVYEPVVLRQEMRNFDFMSPWEGTEYVLPGDEKAGGVK
- a CDS encoding NADH-quinone oxidoreductase subunit D, giving the protein MAEVNVRNFNINFGPQHPAAHGVLRMVLELDGEVVERVDPHIGLLHRGTEKLMETKTYLQATPYLDRLDYVAPMNQEHAFVLAVEKLLGLEVPKRAQLIRVLFSEIGRILNHLLNVTTQAMDVGALTPPLWGFEQREKLMIFYERACGARLHANYFRPGGVHQDLPEKLVEDIGEFIDPFLVALDKLDALVTPNRIFKQRNVDIGVVKIEDAWIRGFSGVMICGAGVPWDLRKSQPYECYDEMDFDIPVGKNGDCYDRYLIRMEEMRQSAKIMRQCVERLLSTEKSGPVLAVDHKVTPPRRAAMKSSMESLIHHFKLYSEGFHVPAGEVYAAVEAPKGEFGVYLVSEGKNKPYRVKLRAPGYAHLQAMDFLARGHLLADVTAILGSIDIVFGEVDR